The following are encoded together in the Bombus pyrosoma isolate SC7728 linkage group LG17, ASM1482585v1, whole genome shotgun sequence genome:
- the LOC122576877 gene encoding putative fatty acyl-CoA reductase CG5065, translating into MRDAVVKCSIETPLNDTLWYPGCPMIANRYVYNVRSIIPHVFRAFVIDIFLRLRGSKPIMMKLLQTGNKLFTAAAYFALHEWTFQRDNCSDLVRKVKMLKDSDMVKLDLRDLDWEKYVAINLMGIRKFILKEDFNSTAQQRLSRLYWIHQITKIFGIMISLLMIYCIVYLPFANYFFCL; encoded by the exons ATGAGAGATGCCGTTGTAAAATGTAGCATAGAAACCCCACTGAACGATACGCTGTGGTACCCGGGTTGTCCAATGATAGCTAATAGATATGTTTACAACGTTCGGAGTATAATTCCGCATGTTTTTCGTGCGTTCGtcatagatatatttttaagactTCGAGGTAGTAAACCAAT AATGATGAAACTTCTCCAAACTGGCAATAAGCTGTTTACAGCGGCAGCATATTTCGCTCTGCACGAATGGACTTTCCAAAGGGATAACTGTTCCGATTTGGtgagaaaagtgaaaatgttGAAGGACAGCGATATGGTCAAACTAGATTTACGGGATTTGGATTGGGAGAAGTACGTTGCAATTAATCTGATGGGAATTAGGAAATTTATTCTGAAAGAAGACTTTAATTCAACAGCCCAACAACGGTTATCAAG GTTGTACTGGATACATCAGATCACTAAAATATTCGGTATAATGATCTCACTACTGATGATATACTGTATCGTTTATTTAccatttgcaaattatttcttctgtttaTAG